One window of the Marmota flaviventris isolate mMarFla1 chromosome 2, mMarFla1.hap1, whole genome shotgun sequence genome contains the following:
- the Sys1 gene encoding protein SYS1 homolog isoform X2 — translation MQTVYYGSLGLWLALVDALVRSSPSLDQMFDAEILGFSTPPGRLSMMSFILNALTCALGLLYFIRRGKQCLDFTVTVHFFHLLGCWFYSSRFPSALTWWLVQAVCIALMAVIGEYLCMRTELKEIPLNSAPKSNV, via the exons ATGCAGACTGTCTATTACGGCTCGCTGGGCCTGTGGCTGGCGCTGGTGGACGCGCTAGTGCGAAGCAGCCCCTCGCTGGACCAGATGTTCGACGCCGAG atcctgggcttttctaCCCCTCCAGGCCGGCTGTCCATGATGTCCTTCATCCTCAACGCTCTCACCTG TGCCCTGGGCTTGCTGTACTTCATCCGGCGAGGGAAGCAGTGTCTGGATTTCACTGTCACTGTCCATTTCTTTCACCTCCTGGGCTGCTGGTTCTACAGCTCCCGTTTCCCCTCGGCGCTGACCTGGTGGCTGGTCCAAGCCGTGTGCATTGCACTCATGGCTGTCATCGGGGAGTACCTGTGCATGCGGACGGAGCTCAAGGAGATCCCCCTCAACTCAGCCCCTAAATCCAATGTCTAG
- the Sys1 gene encoding protein SYS1 homolog isoform X1 — MAGQFRSYVWDPLLILSQIVLMQTVYYGSLGLWLALVDALVRSSPSLDQMFDAEILGFSTPPGRLSMMSFILNALTCALGLLYFIRRGKQCLDFTVTVHFFHLLGCWFYSSRFPSALTWWLVQAVCIALMAVIGEYLCMRTELKEIPLNSAPKSNV; from the exons ATGGCGGGCCAGTTCCGCAGCTACGTGTGGGACCCGTTGCTGATCCTGTCGCAGATCGTCCTCATGCAGACTGTCTATTACGGCTCGCTGGGCCTGTGGCTGGCGCTGGTGGACGCGCTAGTGCGAAGCAGCCCCTCGCTGGACCAGATGTTCGACGCCGAG atcctgggcttttctaCCCCTCCAGGCCGGCTGTCCATGATGTCCTTCATCCTCAACGCTCTCACCTG TGCCCTGGGCTTGCTGTACTTCATCCGGCGAGGGAAGCAGTGTCTGGATTTCACTGTCACTGTCCATTTCTTTCACCTCCTGGGCTGCTGGTTCTACAGCTCCCGTTTCCCCTCGGCGCTGACCTGGTGGCTGGTCCAAGCCGTGTGCATTGCACTCATGGCTGTCATCGGGGAGTACCTGTGCATGCGGACGGAGCTCAAGGAGATCCCCCTCAACTCAGCCCCTAAATCCAATGTCTAG